In Oncorhynchus tshawytscha isolate Ot180627B linkage group LG06, Otsh_v2.0, whole genome shotgun sequence, the following are encoded in one genomic region:
- the LOC112251972 gene encoding dynein light chain Tctex-type protein 2B isoform X3, which yields MTSTLVRKSQEWSVWFKAAVVKECIHDILREQLSGVQYDPDEVGVLSRSLADCIKDKLKDVGFDRYKLVVQVVIGEQRGEGVKMAARCFWDADTDSYAQDIFMNFVLCGGCFRQLFLLRTKEDGKILQ from the exons ATGACGAGTACATTAGTCAGAAAATCCCAGGAGTGGTCAGTGTG GTTCAAAGCAGCTGTTGTGAAGGAATGCATTCATGATATCCTGAGAGAACAACTGTCTGGGGTGCAGTATGATCCGGATGAGGTCGGCGTTCTGTCCCGTTCATTAGCAGATTGCATAAAGGACAAACTGAAGG ATGTGGGCTTTGACCGATACAAGCTGGTGGTACAAGTGGTAATTGGAGAGCAGCGAGGAGAAGGTGTCAA GATGGCTGCCAGGTGTTTCTGGGATGCTGACACAGACAGCTACGCTCAGGACATTTTCATGAAT TTTGTTCTGTGTGGCGGCTGCTTTCGGCAGTTATTTCTACTGAGGACAAAAGAAGATGGGAAGATTTTGCAATAG
- the LOC112251972 gene encoding dynein light chain Tctex-type protein 2B isoform X4, with product MLRFKAAVVKECIHDILREQLSGVQYDPDEVGVLSRSLADCIKDKLKDVGFDRYKLVVQVVIGEQRGEGVKMAARCFWDADTDSYAQDIFMNFVLCGGCFRQLFLLRTKEDGKILQ from the exons ATGTTAAG GTTCAAAGCAGCTGTTGTGAAGGAATGCATTCATGATATCCTGAGAGAACAACTGTCTGGGGTGCAGTATGATCCGGATGAGGTCGGCGTTCTGTCCCGTTCATTAGCAGATTGCATAAAGGACAAACTGAAGG ATGTGGGCTTTGACCGATACAAGCTGGTGGTACAAGTGGTAATTGGAGAGCAGCGAGGAGAAGGTGTCAA GATGGCTGCCAGGTGTTTCTGGGATGCTGACACAGACAGCTACGCTCAGGACATTTTCATGAAT TTTGTTCTGTGTGGCGGCTGCTTTCGGCAGTTATTTCTACTGAGGACAAAAGAAGATGGGAAGATTTTGCAATAG
- the LOC112251972 gene encoding dynein light chain Tctex-type protein 2B isoform X2, with protein MYYLLNKLFYHPTHHNTYAVKMEGTDTGGNTYLIRPNYHHKFKAAVVKECIHDILREQLSGVQYDPDEVGVLSRSLADCIKDKLKDVGFDRYKLVVQVVIGEQRGEGVKMAARCFWDADTDSYAQDIFMNFVLCGGCFRQLFLLRTKEDGKILQ; from the exons atgtattatttgCTAAATAAGCTTTTTTACCATCCAACGCACCATAATACATACGCAGTTAAAATGGAGGGAACAGATACCGGAGGAAATACTTACCTCATTAGACCGAATTATCATCACAA GTTCAAAGCAGCTGTTGTGAAGGAATGCATTCATGATATCCTGAGAGAACAACTGTCTGGGGTGCAGTATGATCCGGATGAGGTCGGCGTTCTGTCCCGTTCATTAGCAGATTGCATAAAGGACAAACTGAAGG ATGTGGGCTTTGACCGATACAAGCTGGTGGTACAAGTGGTAATTGGAGAGCAGCGAGGAGAAGGTGTCAA GATGGCTGCCAGGTGTTTCTGGGATGCTGACACAGACAGCTACGCTCAGGACATTTTCATGAAT TTTGTTCTGTGTGGCGGCTGCTTTCGGCAGTTATTTCTACTGAGGACAAAAGAAGATGGGAAGATTTTGCAATAG
- the LOC112251972 gene encoding dynein light chain Tctex-type protein 2B isoform X1 yields MYYLLNKLFYHPTHHNTYAVKMEGTDTGGNTYLIRPNYHHKFKAAVVKECIHDILREQLSGVQYDPDEVGVLSRSLADCIKDKLKDVGFDRYKLVVQVVIGEQRGEGVKMAARCFWDADTDSYAQDIFMNDSLFCVAAAFGSYFY; encoded by the exons atgtattatttgCTAAATAAGCTTTTTTACCATCCAACGCACCATAATACATACGCAGTTAAAATGGAGGGAACAGATACCGGAGGAAATACTTACCTCATTAGACCGAATTATCATCACAA GTTCAAAGCAGCTGTTGTGAAGGAATGCATTCATGATATCCTGAGAGAACAACTGTCTGGGGTGCAGTATGATCCGGATGAGGTCGGCGTTCTGTCCCGTTCATTAGCAGATTGCATAAAGGACAAACTGAAGG ATGTGGGCTTTGACCGATACAAGCTGGTGGTACAAGTGGTAATTGGAGAGCAGCGAGGAGAAGGTGTCAA GATGGCTGCCAGGTGTTTCTGGGATGCTGACACAGACAGCTACGCTCAGGACATTTTCATGAAT GACAGTTTGTTCTGTGTGGCGGCTGCTTTCGGCAGTTATTTCTACTGA